One region of Helicoverpa zea isolate HzStark_Cry1AcR chromosome 24, ilHelZeax1.1, whole genome shotgun sequence genomic DNA includes:
- the LOC124642274 gene encoding uncharacterized protein LOC124642274 translates to MNLAVRQVLTRQSFRLCDRFAHKTLPKQIPITSTCPVIQLRNYCEERLETRRLPQLMEFPPIMWPSFFKFVKNWMFANFIIRPYFEPEFSLNEFIEASKHAVQVVSDGLQKSDFKSLEGLVDKEAIDVLKSAISKLSVTQRQLLSIEKEDIFYAFPYQIGVMFDDADKRWVEITMCYHVFRGLKHLKEAGDLPPITVGVQPEYQDKIFILNYRFIREFTKGVEDSWWINIVNHFQPQTLIKK, encoded by the exons ATGAATTTAGCTGTAAGGCAGGTGCTGACGAGGCAATCTTTCAGATTATGTGACAGATTTGCCCATAAAACTTTACCGAAACAGATTCCTATAACCTCAACATGTCCTGTTATACAATTACGAAATTACTGCGAAGAGCGGCTGGAGACTCGCAGACTGCCGCAGCTTATGGAATTCCCGCCTATCATGTGGCCTTCTTTCTTCAAATTCGTAAAGAATTGGATGTTTGCTAACTTCATCATCAGACCTTATTTTGAACCAGAATTCAGCCTGAATGAGTTCATCGAAGCTTCAAAACATGCCGTTCAG GTTGTTTCAGATGGTCTACAAAAGAGTGACTTTAAGTCCCTAGAAGGCCTAGTAGATAAGGAAGCCATTGATGTGCTGAAATCTGCAATTTCAAAGCTTTCTGTAACGCAGAGGCAGCTGTTATCTATTGAAAAGGAGGACATTTTCTATGCTTTTCCTTACCAG ATTGGAGTAATGTTTGATGATGCAGACAAGCGCTGGGTAGAAATCACGATGTGTTATCATGTGTTCAGAGGGCTGAAACATTTGAAGGAAGCTGGTGATCTACCCCCTATAACTGTCGG GGTGCAACCAGAGTACCAAGACAAGATATTCATACTAAACTACAGATTCATAAGAGAGTTCACTAAAGGCGTGGAAGACAGTTGGTGGATAAACATTGTGAACCACTTCCAGCCACAAACgcttataaagaaataa
- the LOC124642272 gene encoding uncharacterized protein LOC124642272 yields MSLLQNLSYREYQNALELTLHRCEIIANLANLKITFDRSKKPGETLIKSLDRFGVTAIRYKQYLIASQNVRTITTFYKPHSKVAILVANDKYTQLAKLCTPSIDCDSLATHLKNMGFIAIKIKNTSSKHLKIILKKIFNELEEDSYCFFFYAGHGCQLCNTKCMLGIDCPTENITLEHCVTENFVLNEMARSKPELGILIMDMCRVCLDRQSNPQIYATIHTVEDYTVHKNLLITYSAQSSQAAYEVVQIECSTTINNDETYELKTGDTDKLGPGSSQYVNALCTRLDEDLDVSSLLDKVHEDVEKSFKKQRPIKVQCGVEKRSLYDPTTVETEVLLNKLKEVTQEFKEHCVVF; encoded by the exons ATGTCTTTACTTCAAAACTTGTCCTACAGAGAATATCAAAATGCTTTAGAATTAACTTTACATCGTTGTGAAATCATAGCAAATCTAGCTAACTTGAA AATAACATTCGACAGGTCAAAGAAACCAGGTGAGACCCTAATAAAGTCATTAGACAGGTTTGGGGTCACTGCAATTAGGTATAAACAATACCTAATAGCTTCGCAAAATGTTAGAACAATCACCACATTTTACAAGCCACATTCTAAAGTTGCGATTCTAGTGGCCAATGATAAGTACACACAGTTAGCCAAGCTTTGCACGCCTTCAATAGACTGTGACTCACTGGCCACTCATTTGAAAAACATGGgatttattgcaataaaaataaagaatacttCAAGTAagcatttgaaaattattttgaaaaaaatcttcaatgaGTTAGAAGAGGATTCTTATT gcTTCTTCTTTTATGCTGGTCACGGTTGCCAGCTTTGCAACACAAAATGCATGTTAGGCATAGACTGTCCCACAGAAAATATCACTTTAGAACATTGTGTTACTGAAAACTTTGTTCTCAATGAAATGGCTCGATCAAAACCTGAACTAGGAATACTTATTATGGATATGTGCAGAGTATGTTTGGATAG ACAATCAAACCCCCAAATCTATGCAACAATCCATACAGTGGAAGATTATACCGTCCACAAAAATTTACTCATCACCTACTCTGCTCAGTCTTCACAAGCTGCTTACGAAGTGGTGCAAATAGAATGTTCTACTACTATCAACAACGATGAGACGTATGAGTTGAAGACCGGTGATACGGACAAGTTAGGGCCGGGATCAAGTCAATATGTGAACGCACTTTGTACGAGATTAGATGAGGATTTGGATGTTAGCAGTTTGTTGGATAAGGTGCATGAGG ATGTTGAAAAATCCTTCAAGAAACAAAGACCTATAAAGGTGCAGTGTGGAGTTGAGAAGAGATCACTGTATGATCCTACAACAG TTGAGACTGAAGTCCTACTGAATAAATTGAAAGAAGTTACACAAGAGTTCAAGGAGCATTGTGTAGTGTTTTAG
- the LOC124642273 gene encoding CDK-activating kinase assembly factor MAT1 has translation MDDQACPRCKTTKYRNPSLKLMVNVCGHALCESCVDLLFLKGSGSCPDCNVPLRRSNFRVQLFEDPMVEKEIDIRKRVLKDYNKKEEDFASLREYNDYLEEIETIVYNLTNNIDIVGTNKRIEQYKKDNKEIIMKNKAKIGREEVELEEILEIEKQMEELRRAEISRLEQEAKKQKIREKEALIDELMFAEGDAKDILNTFAQNKANKQEEVLPAVPKVTQFSTGVKFTRVSTQPTLPLIEEGPLYKYEPPVVPDRCGPDPPSIEDIVALGYLKHVRAENETEKAGGYKSTLPCLRALQDALTGLYHAS, from the exons ATGGACGACCAAGCTTGTCCCCGTTGTAAAACCACAAAATACAGAAATCCTTCACTGAAGTTGATGGTAAACGTTTGTGGCCATGCTTTATGTGAAAGCTGCGTTGATTTACTGTTCTTGAAAG GTTCTGGTTCCTGCCCAGATTGCAATGTACCACTCCGTCGCAGTAACTTCCGAGTCCAATTATTCGAAGACCCCATGGTAGAAAAAGAAATTGATATCAGGAAGCGAGTCCTCAAAGATTATAATAAGAAGGAAGAGGATTTTGCTTCGTTACGGGAATACAATGATTATTTGGAGGAAATTGAGacaattgtttataatttaACTAATAACATAGATATTGTTGGCACTAACAAAAGGATAGAACAGTACAAAAAAGATAATAAGGAAATTATAATGAAGAATAAAGCTAAAATAG GCAGAGAAGAAGTTGAGTTAGAAGAGATTTTAGAAATAGAGAAACAGATGGAAGAACTTCGCAGAGCAGAGATAAGCCGCCTAGAGCAAGAAGCCAAAAAACAGAAGATTAGGGAGAAAGAGGCTTTGATTGATGAGCTGATGTTTGCAGAGGGTGATGCCAAAGATATACTCAATACATTTGCACAGAATAAAGCTAATAAGCAGGAAGAGGTGTTGCCTGCAGTGCCAAAG GTAACTCAGTTCTCTACCGGTGTGAAGTTCACGCGGGTATCAACACAGCCGACATTGCCGCTCATAGAAGAAGGCCCGCTTTACAAGTATGAGCCCCCGGTTGTGCCTGACCGGTGCGGACCAGACCCACCTTCTATTGAGGATATTGTTGCTCTCGGTTATCTGAAACATGTCAG AGCAGAGAACGAGACAGAGAAGGCAGGCGGCTACAAATCAACGCTACCATGCTTACGTGCCCTGCAAGATGCTCTAACGGGCCTGTACCACGCGAGCTGA